The stretch of DNA TGACATGGTAGTAGATGGGTGGGTTTGTTCTTCAAGAGTGTGTAGAAACTTCGGCGAGTCGAGAttggtggttggtggtggtggtggtgtcaGATGTACATGTGAGATCAACTGCGAGCATGAGGACATGTGAGGTCAAACACTCATCATAGAAGTCCCCAAAAGAGTCACTAAACGACGCCCTCCAGAAGacccacgtgacttttcacgtgaccaaacaAAAAACCACCTAACCAGCGACCTCCTCGATCAACCCCAATCCTCCGAAGACTCCTCTTAACGCCCTCCACGACCTCCTCCACGACCTCCACGACCTCCACCCCTGCCACCCCGACTCGGCCGGGCATTCTTCTGCTTGCGCTTCTCGGCCAGGATTCGGCTCTTTCGAACATCGGCGGTGGACTTGAGCTCGCTCTTGGGCTGGGGTTTCTGGATTCGTCCGTCTTCCTTGGCAGCGGCGACCTTGGTCTTTTGCTTGTGGAAATCGTCTCGGTACTTGTCGGCTCGTTTGGGGGCTTCGTTTTTGTTGTGTTTGAACTCTCGCGCAGACAAAACCCGCTTAGTGGCAGGCccagactcctccagagcgCCAACCTTGAGATTGCCGACCTTGTGGGCGGCCTTCCACTTATCGAATCGGCCCGACCGGAACGACGCGGCGATTCGCTGGCCTCCCTCACCTCGAATGAACTTCTTGCCACCCTCCGAGCCCGCGTTGATGAACTtacccttcttcttgtcccaCTTCATGCCCTGTTTCTGCTGCATTTCCGAGCCGTCGTTGATGAGATCAAACGTGGCATTGGACGCAGCCCCGGCAAAGTTGCCCACAGCATAGCCCTTATCGTCGTTGGTGGGTGCGTAGTGGGACATGAAGTTCTCCGAGTCTCTGAAGGAGCgcttcttggacttttGCGCCTTCTTGGCCGCCCGAAGATCCTCCTCCGTAGTGAACCCGGTGAGATCCGCCTCGGTAGCCATATCTTCCTCGGTAGACCGGGCAATCTCCGCATCCTGCGAATGAACCAGACCCGCCAGCCGCTCCTTTTCCTGAATGGCACGCTTTTCCGCGGCCCGGCGCTGGATCGGAGCCAGCTGGGCCCGACGAGTGGCCATCATCTCGGCGCCAGAGGTGGTTTTGCTCTTGCGGAACTCAAACACCGTTTCTCGAATGCGCTTCTGGCCCAATCGTGCCAACAACGCGTCCTTGGCAGACTCGCCATCCTCGCCAAACATGAGATGATGGTCGTCCCATCCCAGTGCCATAATCTGCTTTGACCGCTTGGCCGACTCCTGAGAAGCACTTcccttggtcttgttgtACATTCGCTCGCCCTTGACCGCAACCTCcgacagctgctgcagctcgTACGAGTCCTTGACCATCTGGGCGAGCTCCTCGCCGTGGATTTCGAGCGCCTGGCGCGGAGGAGCTCCAATTGTCAGAGTGTTGACGTAATCGGGCTCGGCCGAAGGGTCGGGATTCTGTTGCTTGAACAACCGAGGAGTCAGTAGCTTGCGGCCCAAAAACACCTCCAGATCCAACAGATACGGAATGTCgttgtccttgatgatggaaTAAGCCCATCCGCGGTTGCCGGCTCGAGCTGTTCGACCCACACGATGGATAAACACCTTGGGGGACGGAGGAAGCGAATAATTGATAACATTGGCCAGAACAGGCACATCAATACCTCGCGCAGCCACATCAGTGACCACCAAGATAGACGTTTTGCCCGTGCGGAACCGATACAGCTGGTTCTTACGAGCATGCTGGTCCAACGTGCCGTAAATGTACGAAACCGCGTACCCCAGAGTTTGAAGCAAGACAATGACATACTCCACATGATGCTTGGTGGGACAGAAGACGATGGTCGACTTTTCCGAGGGCAATTGGTGCGCAGGGGGCAGCCGTTCtttcttgaacttgggcCGTTTTTGTTTCCGGTCCTCATCCCGTTCTCCGTCGTCAATGGCCCGTTCATCCAGTCGCTCGAGCTCTTTGAGCTGCTCCGGCGTTGCAAACGGCATCTGgatcacctccttgagaatgaaGGCCAAGCAGGCGTCTCGCTggttctccttgacggCAAAAAACGTCATTTCCAAATGCTCTGGCAACTTGGTCTCGGCATCCAGACGAACCAGAATCGGGTCGTGAAGACCAGCCTTGGCAAACTCCACCAGCGTCTTGGGAAGCGTGGCGGAAAACAGCAGAGTCTGTCTGTTGCTGGGCAACGACGCTAACAGCTCGTTCATCTGCTCACCAAAACCCAGCTCGAACAGCCGGTCGGCCTCGTCGAAACAAATGTACTCCACCGACGCCAACGAcagctccatctccaccttgagATGCAGAAACCGGCCTGGGGTGGCGATAATAATGTCTGGATTGGACATCATCATTTTGaactgctcctccagcgaATCGCCTCCAACCAACATGGCCAGACGCAGATCGGTGCCGGCAGAAAAgtccttgaccaccttgaGCGTCTGCAGCGCTagctcacgtgacggcGACAGAATCACCGCCCGCGCGCCCACCTTGGCGCTGTGgaccttgagcttctccaacaTGGGCAGCACAAACGCCGCTGTCTTGCCACTTCCGGTTCGGGCCATTCCCACCACGTCTTTGCCCTCCAGAACCAGCGGAATCGTCTTTCGCTGGATCGGCGTCGGCTGCTTGAACCCCTTTCGTGCAATATTTTTAAGCACCAACTGCGACAAACCCAGACCAGCAAAACTGCCCGAGCTTTTTTTGCCCGTTTGCGGTGCTCCAAAGTAGCTTTCCACCGAGTCGTCcgtctttttcttcttcttctttctgccctcgtcgtcatcgtcgtcgtcgtcatcgtcatcggACAGTTCCAGATTGGGGAAAGTCATGGTGCCCGGTTCGCCCTGCTGGGGCCCGGTCTCATCTTCACTGTCCTCAATAATGTCGGGAATCTCGCTGTCGGACTCTGATCCGGACGAATAGTCGTCTTCCGAATCCACCCCCGGATTCAAAGACCCCGCAATGTCGTATTCAACCTCACTGTCGGACATTTTCGTGCTGAAGTGTGGTATGTAGTAGGCTGTGAGATAGGGATAGATTCCAGGTAGAATTTATTGAGATAAGgtttggaaaaaaaattagaGGATAACtttaaatatatatatatatatattttcaAGAAAAATCGAAACCTCGTCAGTTCGAGTTTGAGCACGACATTACTTGCAACATGCGAACTTGAAGAGAGCGAGAAATTGAACCATTTGAAAGAATAGATACAACATGAAACAGTCTAAGTGTATTTTCTTAATCAAATTTTGACCCGGTAGAACCCGAGATAGACGTGCAACCACCTGAACAGTTGCTTAGTTGGCGAAAATGGACATCGCAAGAGATATTGAGGAAAAACGGGTGGTTGAAATGGATTTCtggaaggaagaggagtcCATTGGTATCTTCTAGTATGTTTCAGCTCAACTAGAACGCTCATTAAACCCATTCTCAATTCAGACCTCATACTGTTCGTAAAATGAGTAATTTTGAAAATGTAGAAAAAGTAATAGAATCAGTGGATAGCTTAGATCAAGAGAAATCCAATGGTGAACTCCATTTTCTTGTAGCTCTTCCCCATGGCTAGCTAAGTGCTTGTATAGAGACTCTGAGCATAGGAGACAATAAGTGATCGTTGCTTGAACTAGTCTGAAAGTCCGATTAAATCAATAAAAACTAAGACTAAAACTAGTACCAATGGTCAACCACAAACGCCACCATTCCAATCATATCATTATTTTCTCAATTTGATATTGTTTTACTATAGCTTGGGCAGATTCAATGATTTCTCATTCGCCACCGGTCTTAAACGTGTCTTATAGAATGTCTAATAGTGGTCAAATTTGTCTGATAAATTAACAGTTTCTCTATTCAAACCAGTATGATCAAATTAAGCCTGCTCCCAGCTCATTCCAGACAGTATTCATTATTCTCCAAAATGCCCCCAACCTCGAATCGaacccacaaacacattcaCTCCCATCATTTCCAGATCACCACTGTCCAGATCACAGTCTGATCAacaacctcctcgacctccacaaccaccatgGGCTCTTCCGCAAGTAAGGCGAAGCGTTTCCAGCCCGCAGCCGAGGCCGGCAAGCGCGCCATCGATCTGTCCGTGAAAACCAAACATCAGCACATTCGCCAAGAGACGGCCGACCCCAATCGGTCGCAACCGGCTCCCATGCCCATGGCTTCGCAGACCAAGAACGAGGACATTGTCAGGGACGGCGGGGACCGAGATTTCGCGCGGCAGCTCATGGATCTCGGGGCCGTCAAACTGACCGAGTCTGAGGTCCAATACAGCAAGAGCAATCCTGTTTTGGAGGCTCTGAAGGCTCGCGAGGCCCTGGATGAGGCCGCTGAGGCCGAGTCTGGGGACTTTAGCAAGCCCCGAACGCTCCTGAACCCGGCCACCATCTCCGGAATTCTCGAGTCGCAAAAGGCTGGCGAAACAGACATCACTAGAGACTACAATCTGGCTCCCGGAGTGGCCGACAAGTTGAAGTATGTGAGTGTCCCCGAATacgagtttctggagaCCGCTGCGACCGAGGGAGAACGACACAGAGATACCTTTTCGCTGGACGGCGGCCGAGAAGACCCGGCTCTCAGCAAACTGGCCGATTCCGGCTTTGTTCAAGTTGAAGGAAGACATATTTCCGAGTTTGATAACGCCGATTATGTTCAGGTCGGAAAGGGCAGAAACGCTACTGCTGGAGGTCCTCAGCCTCAGGGAGTACCTGGAGAACTGCCGGACGACATTTTTGGAGATATTGCTCAGGCGTTCGAAGAGCAGAAAGACGGCGCCGAGGTGCCCAAAAGTAGACACCAGCAGGACCAGGACTTCTTCAACAGGGAAAAGGAAAGACGGTATCCCAAGAGAGATACAAAGCCGGTCACCGTGGAGCTTTGATTGTAGCGAGCAGCCGATCGACTACATCATATGACTGTTTGAACGACAGTTTCTGACCACAAGGCAGTCTATTGAAGTGCTTCTTGTGCGCCAATTAAGtgtatatatgtatatagtGATTTATTGATGAGTGATTGTCTATTGTGGTAATGTTTGAACTATTTTTACTGACTTTAATTGACTTTACTTGACTTTACTTTGACTTTACTTGACTTTACTTGACTTTACTTGACTTTTACTTGACTTTACTTGACTTTTACTTGACTCTTTACTTGACTTTAATTATTTACTTGGGGTTATTTAGTAAACCGTCACCTAACGATCTTCAATTCACCCAGTTTTAGAGATATCGAGTCGGCGAAAAGTGCACAACAGTCCTCTCGCAATTCCAACAGCAGTTTCCACATCACTTTTCCAATATTCGGTCTATATTTACAAACCCGGTATTACTCTTGTCACTTATACAGTGAGTGCATTCTGACGCTGACACTTTACTCCAAACGCCCTCTAGCCcaactcttcttctcacACCTCACTCCAAACGAAAGCGACATATACACTGACACAGACGATGTCACACAGCCTGCATCCCGTCTGCCTGTCGCCCTACCACTCTCCCCAAACTATACAGTCAAACCAGAGGACGGAATCAGGTTCTGTCTCCAAATCTGCATTGGGTTGCGCAAATACCCTCCAAGTGGCTCAAACGCGCTCGTGCTCGCACAATTGCCCATTCCACTCAAATCAGAGATTGCAATCATGTTTTGTCTCCAAACTGTCTCCAGAGAGTATTTTGACTGAGGTGTGATTGTTTATGCGTCTGATGCTGATGTCAAGTCCCCACGCAGCTACGACCATAGTATGCCACCTTTGCGGACATACAAAGTCACTTGTTCAACCACTACTTCACTTGAGCCGAGTCTCGTCcggtgtctgtgttgatAGCGAGGACTTCACACCTCAGATCACTACGTACATCTCTCCGTATCAACCTAAGCTTCACTCCTGCCcccttggcagccttgtTACGATACCGACGCCACTGCTCTTCTGACTGCTTACTCAAGCAAACAACAAGGTAAGACCAGGGAGCAGCTCCTATGGCGGTACAGTAGGGCTGGAGTGCACGGCTAGTGAACATGGTTGTCAGATCGATAACAACTTCTATCCCGCTTTTGCCACTCTTAGCTCAGACTCTGCCAGTCTTTCTCGCGGCTGTACGTAGATCTGCGGTAGTACGACAGATGTACGACAGATGCACGAGTACGAGCGAGTACAGTCAACCAAAGCCTGATTGTTCCCACGGTACGAGTATAAATTTCCATCCGATCTTTATACTCGCACAATACTGCGACTTTTACCGCAACAAGTCATGTTCTAGCCTGCCCTTGATTTTCTCGGAGGCAGTGCACATGTCAAATGCACCGGTGAAACAACCCGTCTCTCTTTCAGCTCTCGTTTCCCTGTTGAGAACCCTTCTTTCCTGTTTGTGTGGCATGCATGATATCTGTGGAGAATGTTTGGGAGTGGCTTGGGGAGATAGCGGGCCGTTTGTTCGTCTGGCGGTTTGGAGAGAAAATGGAGCCACTTTGGAGTGCAACAGGGGTCCGTTGAATCAAATGCAACGATCGGGTTTTCCCAGGGTGTCTGTAGCGTGAGGTGGCGTCTTTCTATATTTTGTGTGCTCATGGGTGCAGACCCATTAAGGaatcaaaaaaagaaaggTTTTGACCTcacagaaaaaaacattgCAGAGAGGTGGAGGTTGACACGAGTCCAAGAGAGAGGGGGGATAAGCGAGAATCGGAGGAGATGGTAGTGATCATATGACCTGTCATTTTATGATTGTATGGACGTTTCCCCCGTTTTATCCCATTTTCCCCCGTTTTTTCCCCGTTTTTACTGCTTTTTTCCGCCCTGTTCCTGTCCGCTCATTGCTTGTACTGCTCCGATGCACGTAGATCTGGTTGATGGCGGGGCACAGAAATGTGTCGGAAAACGGGATTTTGACTAACGAAGAAAATAACAGGTGCTATTTAGATGGCAGCAAAGGCGATTCCCATTTTTATGGATTTTTTAACATTTTCACCGATTTTCGTCGATTTTTCCCGTCGATATTCCGAGTACCCCATGTTTGCTATTTTTTGGTTTCCATTTAGCTTTTGGTGGGAGATGGGCGGAGAGCGGTCTGCTTGGGGCGTAAATAGGAGGATTTGTGAGATATTTATCAACATGACTGGATGTAGAGACAATGTGGGAGTTCAATGGCTGTTTCAGAATACCATTCGGAGTATTAATCAGCGAGATATCTACATCTCTCCTATTTCATGCACTCTGACATCATTAAAGTTGACCACAGTACCAAAGTTGGCACTAAAATGCCAGCCGGATCACCCTCActttctcttcctcttcaacCATGCCCAAACTGATTCTATACCAGGTTCTGGACGTCCAGGAGGACGCTACGATTGGTCAGATCGAGCAGGCGTATCGCACGCGGTCTCTGCAGTTTCTGACGACTCTTTTGGGCAACAATTACGACTACTTTTACTCGGTTTCGGACGCCTTTCAGATTCTGCGTAAACACCGCGAGTTCTATGAGACGAGCGGCGACTCGCCCGAGTTTTTTGCGCGCGTCGGGCCCGAGCTCCAGGATGCGGTGGATTTCTTCGTGCAGTGTTTTGGCGTACCGCAGCTGGAGATCTTCACCGGCCCGGTGCCGATTCTGTACTGGATCCAGGAGCTGCGGCGGTCCTTCCCGTTCACAGACACGTACAATCACATTACCACGGAAGGAATCACGGACAAGACGATGGAGTTGATGCGGCGCAACGCGTGGCAGGGAAACGAGACGCTgcagaaggaaaagaacCGGTCACACGAGTTTGATATCACGGGCGCCATCAACGTGCAAGATGCGGCGCAGCTGAttgtccagcagctgttgGACGTGGATCTGGAAGGAGATGACAACATCAAGCTGCAAAAGGCAGGCAAATTGGAGCAGGAAACCGGGGTCTTCCCCACCGAGGGCTTCTCCCCACAGTTCACCGACTCCATTgtgaagaagctgaagcCGTATTTCCGCATTCCGTTTGCCGTGGACGttctcaaggctctgggaACAATTTTCATGGTCCGTGCGGAAGGCTACGCCGCCAAGTACCGGGGCAAGCTGTTTTCGTCGGTGGTGTCCAACAAATCAGCCAACAATGCCTCTTCGTtgattgagaagattgTGTGGTCGAAAAACCGACTCCACgccatctccaagtactTCAAGCAGATTGGAGGGTCCATCGACGACCAGGTCAACATCATCTACACCGAGTTTTTCTACCAGCTGGTGCGGGAGGTGTGTCTGGCAGCCAACTTGACGGTTTCGGAGATCTTTGAGGGCGAATGGGCCGCCAAGgaagacaagaaggacaagatgGTTCGTGCATACCGCATTTGGGAGATTGGCAACTTTCTGTGCATCGAGGCGACCCGAACTGCTGCCGAAAGAGGCATTTCCATCGAGCACAACCCTAACCTGCAACATGACGACGTGTTGGCCGGAGCAATCTACCTCACAGCCTTCAACGAGGCACTggtgctggccaagaaACGCAATCTCTCGAATATCGACTATTCCAACGGAAAAGCGGCCGCTCCTTTCCCTCAGGGAGCCAGCTTTGATCCCTGGGCCGTGGGAGTCGTGTGGTCGCCATGGGACGTGGTGTCCGACTGCTCGGGCTCGGGAGGAGTGGTCACCACGGAAGACGTGTTTACCGGCGACGAGGACAAGAGGTATGATGTGGAGGTGACTGCTCAGGGCGGTACTGATGCGGGTTAGCGAAACATCAGGAAACGGGCTTGATGGGTTGTTAGTCTGTCGTCTCTTTGTACTTATATATGAATACAGTAATGATAATGCGGCATCTGGAGAGTAGAATACGAGAGTAGAATATGGAGATCATATGTTCTCCTAGACGAAAGGTGTGATTAGTTTCGTGTACGGACTGGTTAttgctgtttttttctttttatCTGGATTTGTTGAGAGTGTCTTTTAATAGTTGGACTCATCTAAAAAGGTCAAGTAACAATGGTCCGTCTGAATGCTCATTtgtctctgtttctggcATTTCCA from Yarrowia lipolytica chromosome 1D, complete sequence encodes:
- a CDS encoding uncharacterized protein (Compare to YALI0D24519g, no similarity), with the protein product MGSSASKAKRFQPAAEAGKRAIDLSVKTKHQHIRQETADPNRSQPAPMPMASQTKNEDIVRDGGDRDFARQLMDLGAVKLTESEVQYSKSNPVLEALKAREALDEAAEAESGDFSKPRTLLNPATISGILESQKAGETDITRDYNLAPGVADKLKYVSVPEYEFLETAATEGERHRDTFSLDGGREDPALSKLADSGFVQVEGRHISEFDNADYVQVGKGRNATAGGPQPQGVPGELPDDIFGDIAQAFEEQKDGAEVPKSRHQQDQDFFNREKERRYPKRDTKPVTVEL
- a CDS encoding uncharacterized protein (Compare to YALI0D24541g, weakly similar to uniprot|P40564 Saccharomyces cerevisiae YIR004w DJP1 DnaJ-like) produces the protein MPKLILYQVLDVQEDATIGQIEQAYRTRSLQFLTTLLGNNYDYFYSVSDAFQILRKHREFYETSGDSPEFFARVGPELQDAVDFFVQCFGVPQLEIFTGPVPILYWIQELRRSFPFTDTYNHITTEGITDKTMELMRRNAWQGNETLQKEKNRSHEFDITGAINVQDAAQLIVQQLLDVDLEGDDNIKLQKAGKLEQETGVFPTEGFSPQFTDSIVKKLKPYFRIPFAVDVLKALGTIFMVRAEGYAAKYRGKLFSSVVSNKSANNASSLIEKIVWSKNRLHAISKYFKQIGGSIDDQVNIIYTEFFYQLVREVCLAANLTVSEIFEGEWAAKEDKKDKMVRAYRIWEIGNFLCIEATRTAAERGISIEHNPNLQHDDVLAGAIYLTAFNEALVLAKKRNLSNIDYSNGKAAAPFPQGASFDPWAVGVVWSPWDVVSDCSGSGGVVTTEDVFTGDEDKRYDVEVTAQGGTDAG
- a CDS encoding uncharacterized protein (Compare to YALI0D24497g, similar to uniprot|Q12389 Saccharomyces cerevisiae YDL031W Probable Similar to RNA-dependent helicase DBP10 (DEAD-box protein 10)); its protein translation is MSDSEVEYDIAGSLNPGVDSEDDYSSGSESDSEIPDIIEDSEDETGPQQGEPGTMTFPNLELSDDDDDDDDDDEGRKKKKKKTDDSVESYFGAPQTGKKSSGSFAGLGLSQLVLKNIARKGFKQPTPIQRKTIPLVLEGKDVVGMARTGSGKTAAFVLPMLEKLKVHSAKVGARAVILSPSRELALQTLKVVKDFSAGTDLRLAMLVGGDSLEEQFKMMMSNPDIIIATPGRFLHLKVEMELSLASVEYICFDEADRLFELGFGEQMNELLASLPSNRQTLLFSATLPKTLVEFAKAGLHDPILVRLDAETKLPEHLEMTFFAVKENQRDACLAFILKEVIQMPFATPEQLKELERLDERAIDDGERDEDRKQKRPKFKKERLPPAHQLPSEKSTIVFCPTKHHVEYVIVLLQTLGYAVSYIYGTLDQHARKNQLYRFRTGKTSILVVTDVAARGIDVPVLANVINYSLPPSPKVFIHRVGRTARAGNRGWAYSIIKDNDIPYLLDLEVFLGRKLLTPRLFKQQNPDPSAEPDYVNTLTIGAPPRQALEIHGEELAQMVKDSYELQQLSEVAVKGERMYNKTKGSASQESAKRSKQIMALGWDDHHLMFGEDGESAKDALLARLGQKRIRETVFEFRKSKTTSGAEMMATRRAQLAPIQRRAAEKRAIQEKERLAGLVHSQDAEIARSTEEDMATEADLTGFTTEEDLRAAKKAQKSKKRSFRDSENFMSHYAPTNDDKGYAVGNFAGAASNATFDLINDGSEMQQKQGMKWDKKKGKFINAGSEGGKKFIRGEGGQRIAASFRSGRFDKWKAAHKVGNLKVGALEESGPATKRVLSAREFKHNKNEAPKRADKYRDDFHKQKTKVAAAKEDGRIQKPQPKSELKSTADVRKSRILAEKRKQKNARPSRGGRGGGRGGRGGGRGGR